From Calidithermus timidus DSM 17022, a single genomic window includes:
- a CDS encoding FkbM family methyltransferase — MRVSIGIARIASTLLGPTGIGKTALGRWMWRIYNAFLPKGETWVRVHGQRMWLNLDDRTQLSIAVGTHEKEAFELFCAMIRPGQTVVDVGANVGFYTLAAARAVGPRGRVIAFEPEPNNCERIRRNLEANGHRNVTLCQMAVSDRSGRAELFLGSDCGIHSLLRERASGEALEVEMVSLDDYFERHDLTPDLIKIDAEGVELQVLHGMQRTLARHPNVAVICEIYDPNPQTVRRKKAEAAALLEAYGLRVNEAVVYEASTLIYASKQPSPSVQPRAKLGDSALVALLEPWWESTAYILLPL, encoded by the coding sequence ATGCGTGTATCGATTGGAATTGCCCGGATCGCTTCAACTTTGCTCGGGCCGACCGGCATTGGAAAGACCGCCCTGGGACGCTGGATGTGGCGCATTTACAACGCGTTTTTGCCTAAGGGCGAGACCTGGGTGAGGGTGCACGGCCAGAGGATGTGGCTCAACCTCGACGACCGCACCCAACTCAGCATCGCCGTAGGGACGCACGAGAAGGAGGCATTCGAGCTGTTTTGTGCCATGATCAGGCCCGGCCAGACTGTGGTGGACGTTGGGGCCAACGTGGGCTTCTACACCCTGGCAGCAGCGCGGGCGGTGGGGCCACGGGGCCGGGTGATCGCCTTTGAGCCTGAGCCCAACAACTGTGAGCGCATTCGGCGCAACCTCGAGGCCAACGGCCATCGCAACGTGACGCTATGCCAGATGGCGGTGAGCGACCGCTCAGGGCGGGCCGAGCTTTTCCTGGGCAGCGATTGCGGCATCCACTCGCTGTTGCGGGAGCGGGCTTCGGGGGAGGCCCTCGAGGTGGAGATGGTTTCGCTCGACGATTATTTTGAGCGCCACGACCTGACCCCCGACCTGATCAAGATCGACGCCGAGGGTGTGGAGCTCCAGGTGCTACACGGCATGCAGCGCACCCTGGCCCGGCATCCCAACGTAGCCGTGATCTGCGAAATCTACGACCCCAACCCGCAGACCGTGCGCCGCAAGAAGGCCGAGGCGGCGGCTTTGCTCGAGGCCTACGGTCTGCGCGTCAATGAGGCCGTGGTTTATGAAGCCAGTACCCTGATCTATGCCAGCAAGCAGCCTTCCCCCTCCGTGCAACCAAGGGCGAAGCTCGGGGACTCCGCCTTGGTTGCGCTGCTCGAGCCCTGGTGGGAGAGCACCGCTTACATCTTGCTCCCGCTCTGA